The following coding sequences are from one Ursus arctos isolate Adak ecotype North America unplaced genomic scaffold, UrsArc2.0 scaffold_23, whole genome shotgun sequence window:
- the LOC113246523 gene encoding olfactory receptor 1002-like, which translates to MDYRNRTLVTEFFFVGLTSHFQHQVVLFAIFLLVYLVTLLGNVGMSTLIWMDPRLHTPMYFFLSHLSFVDICSSSVIGPKMLTGIFVEKKVISFLGCAAQIWFFVQFVVTECFLLASIAYDRYVAICKPLLYTLIMSQRVCVQLVVGPYAIGLLSTMTHTTFTFHLPYCGSNIINHFFCDLLPVLSLACADTHVNQFVLFILAGALGVVSGIIILVSYIFIVIAILRIRTAEGRRKAFSTCSSHLTAVSILYGTLFFIYVCPSSSFSLDINKVVSVFYTAVIPMLNPFIYSLRNREVKDSFRRTFEKMQFLMSR; encoded by the coding sequence ATGGATTATAGAAATCGGACTTTGGTGACTGAGTTTTTTTTCGTGGGCTTAACAAGTCACTTCCAGCATCAGGTTGTTCTCTTTGCGATATTTCTCTTGGTTTATCTTGTCACTCTTCTGGGAAATGTGGGGATGAGCACCCTCATTTGGATGGATCCCCgactccacacccccatgtactttttTCTCAGCCACTTGTCCTTTGTGGATATCTGCTCCTCTTCGGTCATTGGTCCTAAGATGTTGACTGGTATCTTTGTGGAGAAAAAAGTAATCTCTTTCTTGGGTTGTGCTGCTCAGATCTGGTTTTTTGTTCAGTTTGTAGTGACTGAATGTTTCCTCCTGGCCTCCATAGCATATGACCggtatgtggccatctgtaagccctTGTTGTATACTCTCATTATGTCCCAGCGGGTCTGTGTGCAGCTGGTGGTAGGACCTTATGCTATAGGTCTCTTGAGCACCATGACCCACACGACTTTCACCTTTCACCTACCTTATTGTGGTTCAAATATCATCAATCATTTCTTCTGTGACCTTCTTCCTGTTCTGTCGCTGGCATGTGCAGACACCCATGTCAATCAGTTTGTACTTTTCATCTTGGCTGGAGCTCTAGGAGTGGTCAGTGGTATAATCATTCTGGTCTCCTACATTTTCATCGTCATTGCTATCCTGAGGATCCGCACTGCTGAGGGGAGGCGcaaagccttctccacctgctcttCACACCTGACAGCTGTCTCCATCCTGTATGGGACACTCTTCTTTATTTATGTATGCCCTAGTTCTAGTTTCTCCCTGGACATCAATAAAGTGGTTTCTGTGTTCTACACAGCTGTGATTCCCATGTTGAATCCCTTTATCTACAGCCTGAGAAACAGGGAGGTCAAGGATTCATTCAGAAGGACGTTTGAGAAGATGCAGTTTCTTATGAGTAGGTAA